The following proteins are encoded in a genomic region of bacterium:
- a CDS encoding SDR family oxidoreductase yields MILDRFKLESRVAIVTGAGRGIGRAIALAYAEAGADIVCAARTPADIEDTAEAVRKLGRRALPVPCDVLERSQLEHLVDATLQEFGKIDILVNNAGGFPPKPALRTSEKEFEGAFRFNVTTAFVLTRLAVPKMVETAGGGSVVNISSVAGREVSPGFVAYGTAKAALSYMTRELAQDFAPKVRVNAIAVGSIETDALATVLTDEIREEMIRLTPMARLGEVEDIAACALYLASPAASYVTGEIYGVNGGLAALNLQMPRAFE; encoded by the coding sequence ATGATCCTCGATCGATTCAAGCTCGAGAGCCGGGTGGCCATCGTCACCGGCGCAGGCCGGGGCATTGGCCGCGCCATTGCCCTGGCTTATGCAGAGGCAGGTGCCGATATCGTCTGTGCCGCCCGAACGCCGGCCGACATCGAAGACACGGCCGAGGCGGTGCGCAAGCTGGGGCGCCGAGCCCTACCCGTCCCCTGTGATGTCCTGGAGCGCAGCCAACTGGAGCATCTGGTCGATGCCACACTGCAGGAGTTCGGGAAGATCGACATCCTGGTCAACAATGCCGGAGGCTTCCCGCCCAAGCCAGCGCTCCGCACCAGCGAGAAGGAGTTCGAAGGCGCGTTCCGCTTCAACGTGACGACCGCCTTCGTGCTGACGCGGCTCGCGGTTCCGAAGATGGTCGAAACGGCCGGCGGCGGCTCGGTCGTGAACATCTCGTCCGTCGCCGGGCGCGAAGTCTCGCCCGGATTCGTGGCCTACGGAACGGCCAAGGCCGCCCTCTCCTACATGACCCGCGAGTTGGCCCAGGATTTCGCGCCCAAGGTACGCGTGAATGCAATCGCCGTGGGTTCCATCGAGACCGATGCCCTCGCCACCGTACTGACCGACGAGATCCGCGAGGAGATGATCCGCTTGACACCGATGGCCCGGCTGGGCGAGGTCGAAGACATCGCCGCGTGCGCCCTCTACCTCGCCTCACCCGCTGCAAGCTATGTGACCGGTGAGATCTACGGCGTGAACGGTGGCCTGGCAGCGTTGAACCTGCAGATGCCGCGCGCCTTCGAGTAG
- a CDS encoding AI-2E family transporter, producing the protein MNGPVSPLEARVQSVCLVILATIATAASLYWLRPVMIPFVLALFIALGLDMVRNQLIERARVPQALALPATLTGGVLVLAGVGTLVSASLGQLSDNASLYSQQLEKLIEQTIAILPGPLQETASALDLDTLTRIPVSSVTGMLGRTTSALANLLSQSLLVLIFVLFLLLGGSQAQTQGGTWGKVASRVQTYLLSKIVVSAVTGLLVGLTLLILDIPLAMVFGLLAFLLNFIPNIGSAIATLLPLPVVLVDPNVSSLAAILAIAIPGGIQGVVGNVIEPRMMGDALDLHPISILMSLIFWGMLWGIVGMLLATPITAVLKIFLERFEGSRPVAELMAGRVSAVTTRVAEKAEAVPEPPA; encoded by the coding sequence ATGAACGGGCCGGTCTCACCGCTCGAGGCTCGTGTCCAGAGCGTATGCCTGGTGATCCTTGCAACCATCGCAACGGCCGCCTCGCTGTATTGGCTGCGACCGGTGATGATTCCCTTCGTCCTGGCGCTCTTCATCGCCCTTGGCCTGGACATGGTGCGCAACCAGCTGATCGAACGCGCGCGCGTACCCCAGGCGCTGGCATTGCCCGCCACGCTCACCGGCGGCGTGCTGGTCCTGGCAGGCGTCGGCACCCTCGTATCGGCCTCCCTCGGCCAACTCAGCGACAACGCCAGCCTCTACTCGCAGCAATTGGAGAAGCTGATCGAGCAGACCATCGCGATCCTGCCCGGGCCGTTGCAGGAGACAGCGAGTGCCCTCGATCTGGACACGCTGACCCGCATCCCTGTCTCGTCGGTCACCGGCATGCTCGGCCGCACGACGAGTGCACTGGCGAACCTGCTCTCCCAATCCCTGCTCGTCCTGATCTTCGTGCTGTTCCTCTTGTTGGGGGGCTCGCAGGCCCAGACTCAAGGGGGAACCTGGGGCAAGGTCGCCTCCCGCGTGCAGACCTACCTGCTCAGCAAGATCGTCGTCTCGGCGGTGACGGGTCTGCTGGTCGGGCTCACCCTGCTGATCCTCGACATCCCTCTGGCGATGGTCTTCGGCCTGTTGGCCTTCCTGTTGAACTTCATTCCAAACATCGGCTCGGCGATCGCCACCCTGCTGCCCCTTCCCGTCGTGCTGGTGGATCCAAACGTCTCCAGCCTGGCCGCGATCCTGGCGATCGCCATTCCGGGCGGCATCCAGGGCGTGGTAGGCAACGTGATCGAGCCACGCATGATGGGCGATGCGCTCGATCTCCACCCGATCAGCATCCTGATGAGTTTGATCTTCTGGGGCATGCTATGGGGCATCGTCGGCATGCTGCTCGCGACGCCGATCACGGCCGTCCTGAAGATCTTCCTGGAGCGCTTCGAAGGCAGCCGGCCCGTGGCCGAGCTGATGGCGGGGCGCGTCTCCGCGGTTACGACCCGGGTGGCGGAGAAGGCGGAGGCTGTGCCGGAGCCTCCGGCGTGA
- a CDS encoding class I SAM-dependent methyltransferase encodes MPRGKLASRAATDVHDDRIRQAFTQQAPVLSVAPTFHAEDILRAIRDGLAGDGKGRLLDAGCGPGVVLAAVGADFAEVCGLDLTPAMVERAKIACQEADLTGAEIQVGSMLAMPFDDGQFDAVVTRLTLHHLEAPGDALREMARVLRPGGTLVIADLLGCEDPAEAALQDALEILRDPSHVRLLPESEMRALVAQAGLNEQGCERLDKRRGFAEWASIVNAPERTEPLLLAMRTLAESGCGQGIELAMEADQPTFVHRWAIWTLGKAGGKA; translated from the coding sequence ATGCCGCGGGGCAAGCTCGCAAGCCGAGCAGCGACTGACGTGCACGACGACCGGATCCGCCAGGCCTTCACCCAGCAAGCCCCTGTGCTCTCCGTTGCGCCGACCTTCCATGCGGAAGACATCCTGCGTGCGATCCGCGACGGCCTGGCAGGCGACGGAAAGGGGCGCCTGCTCGACGCCGGCTGCGGGCCGGGCGTGGTTCTGGCTGCGGTCGGTGCAGATTTCGCAGAGGTCTGCGGACTCGATCTGACGCCGGCGATGGTGGAGCGAGCGAAGATCGCCTGCCAGGAAGCCGACCTGACCGGGGCAGAGATCCAGGTGGGTTCGATGCTGGCCATGCCGTTCGACGACGGGCAGTTCGATGCCGTCGTCACCCGGCTGACGCTCCACCATCTCGAAGCGCCTGGCGATGCACTCCGCGAGATGGCAAGAGTTCTCCGCCCGGGCGGCACACTCGTCATCGCCGACCTCCTCGGCTGCGAGGATCCGGCGGAGGCTGCGCTGCAAGACGCACTCGAAATCCTCCGGGATCCGAGCCACGTGCGATTGCTGCCGGAATCGGAAATGAGGGCCCTGGTTGCACAGGCCGGCCTGAACGAGCAGGGCTGCGAAAGACTCGACAAGCGCCGCGGTTTCGCCGAGTGGGCGTCCATCGTGAATGCACCGGAACGAACCGAGCCTCTTCTCCTGGCCATGCGTACCCTGGCGGAATCCGGCTGCGGGCAGGGCATCGAGTTGGCAATGGAGGCCGATCAACCGACGTTCGTGCATCGCTGGGCGATCTGGACGTTAGGCAAGGCAGGCGGCAAGGCATGA
- the purB gene encoding adenylosuccinate lyase translates to MQLSSLTAVSPLDGRYGNKTEALRALASEYGLIRYRVQVEVAWLGALAAQPGIPEVPALSDAARAHLAAVADDFDEAAAERVKAIEATTNHDVKAVEYYLKERLDELPELQAVKEFVHFACTSEDINNLAYGLMLRDVREQVLLPELDGWLSELQERAEALADTPMLSRTHGQPATPTTLGKELANVTARLTRARRNLAGTEILGKLNGAVGNYNAHLAAYPEIDWESVSRGFVEALGLTWNPTTSQIEPHDAMAELFHALARANTIGIDFARDVWGYISLGYFRQKTKAGEVGSSTMPHKVNPIDFENAEGNLGVANALLLHLAKKLPISRWQRDLSDSTVLRNVGSAAGYVVVGLQAMRRGMAKLEVDEARLLADLDQNWEVLAEAIQTVMRRHGIEEPYEKLKELTRGRRVDREALIAFVDGLDLPEDAKARLRELRPETYLGNAAGQARKPSSD, encoded by the coding sequence ATGCAGCTTTCGAGCCTGACGGCGGTATCGCCTCTCGACGGGCGATACGGCAACAAGACCGAGGCCCTGCGGGCACTCGCCAGTGAATACGGCCTGATCCGGTACCGCGTTCAGGTGGAAGTGGCCTGGCTCGGAGCCCTGGCTGCGCAACCGGGCATCCCGGAAGTGCCGGCTCTCTCCGACGCCGCCCGGGCTCACCTCGCCGCCGTGGCCGACGATTTCGACGAAGCCGCCGCCGAGCGGGTGAAGGCCATCGAAGCCACGACCAACCACGACGTGAAAGCGGTCGAGTACTACCTGAAGGAACGGCTCGACGAGCTTCCCGAGCTTCAGGCCGTCAAGGAGTTCGTGCACTTCGCCTGCACCTCCGAAGACATCAACAACCTGGCGTACGGATTGATGCTGCGGGATGTGCGGGAGCAGGTGCTGCTTCCGGAGCTCGACGGCTGGCTCAGCGAGCTGCAGGAGCGTGCCGAGGCCTTGGCCGATACGCCGATGCTCTCGCGAACCCACGGCCAGCCGGCGACACCCACGACGCTCGGCAAGGAGCTGGCCAACGTCACGGCCCGCCTCACACGGGCCCGCCGGAACCTGGCGGGGACCGAAATCCTGGGCAAGCTGAACGGTGCGGTCGGCAACTACAATGCCCACCTGGCCGCCTATCCGGAGATCGATTGGGAATCCGTTTCGCGTGGATTCGTCGAAGCCCTCGGGCTCACCTGGAACCCGACCACGAGTCAGATCGAGCCTCACGACGCCATGGCTGAGCTCTTTCATGCCCTGGCCCGGGCGAATACGATCGGCATCGACTTCGCGCGAGACGTCTGGGGCTACATCTCTCTCGGCTATTTCCGCCAGAAGACCAAGGCCGGCGAGGTCGGTTCCTCGACGATGCCGCATAAGGTGAACCCGATCGATTTCGAGAACGCCGAGGGCAACCTGGGCGTAGCGAACGCGTTGCTCCTGCATCTGGCGAAAAAGCTTCCGATCTCGCGCTGGCAGCGCGACCTGTCGGACTCGACCGTCCTCCGCAATGTCGGCTCGGCTGCGGGCTACGTGGTCGTCGGCCTGCAGGCGATGCGCAGGGGCATGGCGAAGCTCGAGGTCGACGAAGCGCGGCTGCTCGCGGATCTCGATCAGAACTGGGAAGTGCTGGCGGAAGCCATCCAGACGGTGATGCGACGCCATGGGATCGAGGAGCCCTACGAGAAGCTGAAGGAACTCACCCGGGGCCGACGGGTCGATCGCGAGGCGCTCATCGCCTTCGTCGACGGGCTCGACCTGCCGGAAGACGCCAAGGCCCGCCTCCGGGAATTGCGACCCGAGACCTACCTCGGCAATGCCGCGGGGCAAGCTCGCAAGCCGAGCAGCGACTGA
- the purL gene encoding phosphoribosylformylglycinamidine synthase — protein MLQLRGAVALSEARAARALALIRTRFPAVHQLSAEYVYFVEIQGALAPAERERLERLLTEGPVGPEPDSAIPQVWVIPRPGTRSPWSSKATDILHICGLEQVLRVERGTRYLLAGAEAETLSEAGALLHDRMTEVVLSEADQAERLFESFPPRPLGRVDLLARGREALEEADARLGLALAKDEVDYLVDAFRDLARDPTDVELMMFAQANSEHCRHKIFNAEWFVDGEHQPRSLFQMIRHTTDRSPDGVLSAYHDNSSVITGVQATRFFPDPKSGVYAAHPEPVAILMKVETHNHPTAISPFPGAATGSGGEIRDEGATGRGAKPKAGLTGYSVSNLRIPGAMQPWEQDFGKPARIASALDIMLEGPIGGAAFNNEFGRPNICGYFRTFEEEIVGPGGREVRGYHKPIMVAGGLGNIRMEHVDKQEIPPGAPIVVLGGPAMLIGLGGGAASSVASGTSAEDLDFASVQRGNPEMERRCQEVIDRCWAEGDENPILSIHDVGAGGLSNALPELVDQSGRGARFELRRIPNDDPGMSPLEIWCNEAQERYVLAIEGARMADFEEICERERCPFALLGEATNNGQLQLTDETLGETPIDLPLQIVLGKAPRMQRHAERLAFEPEALDLSGVDLRDAIRRVLHLPAVADKTFLISIGDRTVTGLIARDPMVGPWQVPVADAAVTTASYDTRAGEAMAMGERTPVALLDPAASARMAVGEALTNLLSADVPGLGHVKLSCNWMAAAGHPGEDAGLFDAVRAVGEELCPTLGIAVPVGKDSLSMRSVWREDGAERSVTSPLSLIVSAFSPVGDAGASLTPELRRDTGETVLLLVDLAGGAKRLGASALAQVYRQVGDEAPDLDDPARLRGLAAAMAELKAGQKILAYHDRSDGGLVATLFEMAFAGGSGLRIELDASEEECLPSLFAEELGVVVQVRREDVETVASTFARHGLAGAVSQVAIPCDDTDITIDCRGIEIFRESRANLREWWSATSHALQALRDDATCADEEQAARIDLEDPGLSVHLPPAFPGSAPNISGARPRIAILREQGVNGQIEMAAAFDRAGFECGDVHTSDLLAGRVDLMDFRGLVACGGFSYGDVLGAGAGWAKSILFHERARETFRTFFEREDSFGLGVCNGCQMFSALAELIPGADAWPRFLRNRSEQFEARLALVEITESASILLKDMQGARLPIAVAHGEGRAAVEGEPEGIALRFVDGHGHPAERYPANPNGSPGGITGLTNRDGRFTIMMPHPERVFRTVQHSWAPPEWTQDEGPWMQLFHNARRWVG, from the coding sequence TGGTCCTCCAAAGCGACGGACATCCTGCACATCTGCGGGCTCGAGCAGGTCCTGCGCGTCGAACGAGGGACTCGCTATCTCCTGGCCGGCGCCGAAGCGGAAACCCTCTCGGAAGCCGGCGCACTGCTGCACGACCGGATGACCGAGGTCGTCCTCAGCGAGGCCGACCAGGCCGAGCGCTTGTTCGAGAGCTTTCCGCCGCGGCCCCTCGGCCGGGTGGATCTCCTGGCTCGCGGACGCGAGGCCCTGGAAGAAGCCGACGCCCGGCTCGGCCTGGCCCTGGCCAAGGACGAGGTGGACTACCTGGTCGATGCCTTCCGCGATCTCGCCCGGGACCCGACCGACGTCGAGTTGATGATGTTCGCCCAGGCCAACTCGGAACATTGCCGGCACAAGATCTTCAACGCCGAGTGGTTCGTGGATGGGGAGCATCAGCCCCGCTCACTCTTCCAGATGATCCGCCACACCACCGATCGCTCACCGGATGGCGTGCTCTCCGCCTACCATGACAACTCATCGGTGATCACCGGAGTTCAGGCGACACGCTTCTTCCCCGATCCGAAGAGCGGCGTCTACGCCGCGCATCCCGAGCCGGTGGCCATCCTGATGAAGGTGGAGACCCACAATCATCCGACGGCCATCTCGCCCTTCCCCGGCGCTGCGACCGGCTCCGGCGGAGAGATCCGCGACGAAGGCGCCACGGGCCGCGGCGCCAAGCCGAAGGCCGGCCTCACGGGCTATTCCGTCTCGAACCTTCGCATCCCGGGCGCGATGCAGCCGTGGGAACAGGATTTCGGCAAGCCCGCCCGGATCGCCTCCGCCCTCGACATCATGCTGGAGGGCCCGATCGGCGGTGCCGCCTTCAACAACGAGTTCGGCCGCCCGAACATCTGCGGCTACTTCCGGACTTTCGAAGAAGAAATCGTGGGCCCCGGCGGCCGAGAGGTACGGGGCTACCACAAGCCGATCATGGTCGCGGGGGGCCTCGGCAACATTCGCATGGAGCACGTGGACAAGCAGGAGATCCCGCCCGGGGCACCCATCGTCGTGCTTGGCGGGCCGGCCATGTTGATCGGCCTCGGGGGCGGTGCGGCCTCCTCGGTGGCGAGTGGTACCAGCGCCGAGGATCTGGACTTCGCATCCGTGCAGCGCGGGAATCCGGAGATGGAACGACGCTGTCAGGAAGTCATCGATCGCTGTTGGGCCGAGGGCGACGAGAACCCGATCCTCTCGATCCACGATGTGGGCGCCGGCGGCCTCTCGAATGCGCTTCCCGAACTCGTCGATCAAAGCGGCCGTGGGGCGCGCTTCGAATTGCGCCGCATCCCGAACGACGACCCGGGCATGTCGCCCCTCGAAATCTGGTGCAACGAAGCCCAGGAACGCTACGTGCTGGCCATCGAAGGCGCGCGCATGGCGGATTTCGAAGAAATCTGCGAACGCGAGCGATGTCCCTTCGCCTTGCTAGGTGAAGCCACCAACAACGGCCAGCTCCAACTCACGGACGAAACCCTCGGTGAGACACCGATCGATCTTCCGCTGCAGATCGTGCTTGGCAAGGCGCCGCGCATGCAGCGCCATGCGGAGCGCCTGGCCTTCGAGCCGGAAGCCCTGGACCTCTCCGGCGTGGATCTTCGCGATGCCATCCGGCGCGTCCTTCACCTTCCCGCCGTCGCGGACAAGACCTTCCTGATCTCGATCGGTGACCGCACGGTCACGGGGCTGATTGCACGAGACCCGATGGTCGGCCCCTGGCAGGTGCCCGTGGCCGACGCCGCCGTGACCACCGCCAGCTACGACACCCGAGCCGGCGAGGCCATGGCGATGGGGGAGCGCACCCCGGTCGCCCTGCTCGACCCTGCCGCCTCGGCCCGAATGGCCGTCGGTGAGGCGCTCACCAACCTGCTCTCCGCGGACGTGCCGGGCCTCGGCCACGTGAAGCTCTCCTGCAACTGGATGGCTGCCGCGGGGCATCCCGGGGAAGACGCGGGCTTGTTCGATGCCGTGCGCGCCGTCGGAGAAGAGCTCTGCCCCACCCTCGGCATCGCCGTGCCGGTCGGAAAAGACTCCCTTTCGATGCGCAGCGTCTGGCGCGAAGACGGTGCCGAGCGAAGCGTCACCTCACCGCTCTCGTTGATCGTCAGCGCGTTTTCGCCGGTAGGCGACGCCGGCGCCAGCCTCACACCGGAGCTGCGAAGGGACACGGGCGAGACCGTGCTGCTGCTCGTGGATCTGGCCGGAGGCGCGAAACGACTCGGGGCCTCGGCCCTGGCCCAGGTCTACCGGCAGGTTGGCGACGAGGCACCCGACCTCGACGACCCGGCCCGGCTCCGCGGTCTTGCGGCCGCCATGGCCGAGTTGAAGGCCGGGCAGAAGATCCTGGCCTATCACGACCGCTCGGATGGGGGCCTGGTCGCCACACTCTTCGAGATGGCCTTCGCAGGTGGCTCTGGATTGCGAATCGAACTCGATGCAAGCGAAGAGGAATGCTTGCCGAGCCTTTTCGCCGAGGAACTTGGCGTCGTCGTCCAGGTACGAAGGGAAGACGTGGAAACCGTGGCGTCGACCTTCGCCCGCCACGGTCTCGCAGGTGCCGTCTCGCAGGTCGCCATCCCCTGCGACGATACAGACATCACGATCGACTGCCGGGGAATCGAGATCTTCCGGGAATCCCGGGCGAACTTGCGGGAGTGGTGGTCCGCCACCAGCCACGCCCTCCAGGCATTGCGCGACGATGCGACTTGCGCGGACGAGGAACAAGCGGCGCGGATCGACTTGGAAGACCCGGGACTCTCCGTCCACCTCCCGCCCGCATTTCCCGGCAGCGCTCCGAACATTTCCGGCGCACGGCCCCGCATCGCCATCCTCCGCGAGCAGGGTGTGAACGGTCAAATCGAAATGGCCGCGGCCTTCGACCGGGCAGGCTTCGAATGTGGCGATGTCCACACGAGCGATCTCCTGGCGGGCCGAGTCGACCTCATGGACTTCCGCGGCCTGGTCGCCTGCGGCGGATTCTCCTACGGAGATGTGCTCGGGGCTGGCGCAGGCTGGGCCAAATCGATCCTCTTCCACGAGCGTGCCCGGGAGACCTTCCGGACGTTCTTCGAACGCGAGGACAGCTTCGGCCTCGGTGTCTGCAACGGCTGCCAGATGTTCTCCGCCCTGGCCGAACTGATTCCCGGTGCCGACGCCTGGCCACGGTTCCTGCGAAATCGTTCGGAGCAGTTCGAGGCGCGCCTGGCATTGGTCGAAATCACCGAGAGCGCGTCCATCTTGCTGAAGGACATGCAGGGCGCCCGGTTGCCCATCGCCGTGGCCCATGGCGAAGGCCGGGCAGCCGTGGAGGGCGAGCCCGAAGGCATCGCCCTGCGCTTCGTCGATGGCCATGGACACCCGGCGGAGCGCTACCCGGCCAACCCGAACGGCTCACCAGGCGGCATCACCGGGCTGACCAACCGCGATGGACGCTTCACGATCATGATGCCCCACCCGGAGCGCGTCTTCCGGACGGTCCAGCACTCCTGGGCGCCCCCGGAGTGGACCCAGGACGAGGGACCCTGGATGCAGCTCTTCCACAACGCGCGGCGCTGGGTCGGTTAG